A single window of Sphingobacterium sp. ML3W DNA harbors:
- a CDS encoding SixA phosphatase family protein, whose amino-acid sequence MAKNLYIVRHAKAEQSFSKRDFDRILIDKGIERAQRVSNHLALQMQADSTTLCITSSAERAYQTAEIFIKAIKYPQIALIQEDKLYEASYLDILKLINQVPPHINTLFIFGHNPGLSDFIEYVSNESIPLSTSQVVHLVLDDGIDFNSLSSNTTSLLNTIV is encoded by the coding sequence ATGGCTAAAAATCTTTACATCGTCCGTCATGCCAAAGCTGAACAGTCATTCTCTAAAAGAGATTTTGACCGTATCTTAATAGACAAAGGCATAGAAAGAGCACAACGCGTTTCCAATCACCTCGCATTACAAATGCAAGCCGATTCAACAACACTCTGCATTACATCTTCAGCCGAAAGAGCTTATCAAACTGCTGAAATATTTATCAAGGCGATTAAATACCCACAGATTGCCTTAATCCAAGAAGATAAACTCTATGAAGCCAGTTATTTGGATATCCTAAAATTAATAAACCAAGTTCCTCCTCATATCAATACCCTTTTTATATTTGGGCACAATCCTGGATTATCTGACTTCATCGAATACGTCAGTAATGAGTCAATCCCCTTATCAACATCACAGGTTGTACATTTGGTACTCGATGATGGTATTGATTTTAACAGCTTAAGCTCCAATACGACATCGCTTTTAAATACCATAGTATAA
- a CDS encoding thioredoxin domain-containing protein: MANQLQFENSPYLKQHAHNPVHWMPWGEEALKKAREENKLIIISIGYSACHWCHVMERESFENDVIAQTMNKFYVPIKIDREERPDIDQVYMTAVQLMTNAGGWPLNCICLPDGRPIYGGTYFKSHDWQNILIQIARMWEEQPAVALEYADKLTKGIQQSERLPINPIPEQYTKGDLEEIIKPWKELFDVNDGGYHRSPKFPLPNNWAFLLRYAVLANDRETLDHVHFTLQKIASGGIYDHIGGGFARYSVDSEWHIPHFEKMLYDNGQLISLYAEAYQQNPNPLYKRVVEETITWAKNEMLAPNKGFYSALDADSEGVEGKFYAFTLTEIKAVLGADADLFISHYNITEQGNWEEEHTNILISDIEADKLAQEAGYTADEWENYLRDIKKKLFDYRKKRVHPGLDHKQLATWNALLLNGLIDAYRVFDRQEYLDLALQNAEFINNELIAADFSMLHQPQDTNRSIPGFLDDYAFTIAAFTALYEATFEEKWLMKAKGLIDKTIELFYDKNEKTFFYSASNAEKLIARKSEVMDNVIPSSTSTICRQLKKIGLLLDNEDYTSISGQIFANVFPQIKTYGSAYSNWAILLLEELYGCNEIAITGEDALAYRKELDQHYIPNKIVLGGTTSSLPLLLNRKGLNSKAYLCRNKTCSLPQNTIAELIKIIE; encoded by the coding sequence ATGGCAAATCAACTGCAATTTGAAAATTCACCGTATCTGAAGCAACATGCGCACAACCCTGTGCATTGGATGCCATGGGGTGAAGAAGCGCTAAAGAAAGCTCGAGAAGAAAATAAACTGATCATCATCAGTATTGGTTATTCTGCATGTCACTGGTGCCACGTCATGGAACGTGAAAGCTTTGAAAATGATGTCATCGCGCAGACGATGAATAAGTTTTACGTCCCCATTAAAATAGATCGAGAAGAACGTCCAGATATCGACCAAGTATATATGACTGCTGTACAGCTCATGACGAATGCTGGAGGTTGGCCATTAAACTGCATCTGTTTGCCCGATGGGAGACCCATTTATGGTGGCACGTACTTCAAATCTCATGATTGGCAGAATATTTTGATTCAAATTGCGCGAATGTGGGAAGAACAACCTGCTGTAGCGTTGGAATATGCTGACAAATTGACAAAAGGTATTCAACAAAGTGAACGATTGCCGATAAACCCTATACCTGAACAGTATACCAAAGGAGATTTAGAAGAGATCATTAAACCTTGGAAAGAACTATTCGATGTAAACGATGGCGGATATCATCGAAGTCCAAAATTTCCACTTCCAAACAATTGGGCATTTCTGTTACGCTATGCGGTATTGGCTAACGATAGAGAAACGCTAGATCACGTTCACTTCACCTTACAAAAAATAGCTTCTGGAGGTATTTATGACCATATTGGTGGAGGTTTTGCTCGTTATTCAGTCGATAGCGAATGGCATATCCCCCATTTTGAAAAAATGCTGTACGACAATGGGCAGCTCATTTCACTCTATGCAGAAGCATATCAACAAAATCCAAACCCGTTGTATAAACGCGTTGTAGAAGAAACAATCACATGGGCAAAGAACGAAATGTTGGCTCCTAACAAAGGCTTCTATTCTGCCTTAGATGCCGATAGCGAGGGTGTAGAAGGTAAATTCTACGCATTCACCCTCACAGAAATCAAAGCGGTATTAGGTGCTGATGCAGATCTGTTCATTTCGCACTACAATATCACGGAACAGGGCAATTGGGAAGAAGAACATACCAATATCTTGATTAGCGACATCGAAGCTGATAAACTGGCGCAAGAAGCAGGTTATACCGCTGATGAATGGGAAAATTATTTACGAGATATAAAGAAAAAATTATTTGATTACCGGAAAAAACGTGTACATCCAGGACTTGACCATAAGCAATTGGCAACGTGGAATGCATTGCTTTTAAATGGTTTAATCGATGCATACCGCGTATTTGACCGACAAGAATATTTAGATTTAGCTTTACAGAATGCCGAATTTATAAATAATGAACTGATTGCAGCTGACTTCAGTATGCTCCACCAACCTCAAGATACCAATCGCAGTATCCCTGGGTTTCTTGATGATTATGCTTTTACCATAGCGGCATTTACAGCATTGTACGAAGCTACATTTGAAGAAAAGTGGTTAATGAAAGCTAAAGGATTGATCGATAAGACGATTGAGTTGTTTTATGATAAGAATGAAAAAACCTTCTTTTATAGTGCATCCAATGCCGAGAAATTAATCGCACGTAAAAGTGAAGTCATGGATAATGTCATTCCGTCATCTACCTCGACAATATGCCGTCAATTAAAAAAAATAGGACTACTACTTGATAATGAAGACTATACATCAATATCAGGACAAATATTTGCCAATGTATTCCCACAAATCAAGACATATGGCTCTGCCTATTCAAATTGGGCAATATTATTGTTAGAAGAATTATACGGATGTAACGAGATCGCAATCACTGGTGAAGATGCATTAGCATATCGGAAAGAACTAGATCAACATTACATTCCAAATAAAATCGTATTAGGTGGGACAACAAGCAGTCTACCATTATTATTAAATAGGAAAGGTTTAAATTCAAAAGCATACCTTTGTAGAAATAAAACATGCAGTCTGCCACAAAATACGATTGCAGAACTTATAAAAATAATAGAATAA
- a CDS encoding peptidylprolyl isomerase, protein MAIVTNDVVALTYKLHTIENGEKVFVEETTTENPLDFLYGVGMMLPKFEENIAGLNVGDTTAFELSAEDAYGEKDERAVAQLPADMFKETGLPPVGEVIPLQDNDGNQFRAVVMEVSPEVVIADLNHPMAGKSLHFEIEILNVRPATEEELSHGHSHGVDGTQGH, encoded by the coding sequence ATGGCAATAGTAACTAATGACGTAGTAGCGTTAACTTACAAACTTCACACAATCGAAAACGGCGAGAAAGTATTCGTAGAAGAAACAACAACTGAAAATCCTTTAGACTTCTTATATGGTGTAGGCATGATGCTTCCTAAATTTGAAGAAAACATCGCTGGCTTAAATGTTGGTGATACTACTGCTTTTGAATTATCTGCAGAAGACGCATACGGTGAAAAAGACGAGCGTGCTGTTGCTCAATTGCCAGCAGATATGTTCAAAGAAACTGGCTTACCTCCAGTTGGTGAAGTTATCCCATTACAAGATAACGATGGAAATCAATTCCGTGCAGTTGTAATGGAAGTATCTCCTGAGGTTGTAATTGCTGACTTAAACCACCCAATGGCTGGTAAATCATTACATTTCGAAATTGAAATCTTAAATGTACGTCCTGCAACTGAAGAAGAGTTATCTCACGGTCACTCTCATGGTGTAGATGGTACTCAAGGTCACTAA
- a CDS encoding IS4 family transposase: MVNLNVFSQILSLIDRELFKVLVAKHKSDKHCKGINSWTHLASMLFCHFSSADSVRDISNGLRSTTGNLNHLGVGRAPSKSNISYINKHRTHELFKDLYFSLLDKLWQKDTHLRKDLTQLKRKVYLMDASIIPLCLSVFDWAKFRSTKGAVKLHTVLDYDGCLPVFMQITDGKVHESQRAGSYSFSKGSVVVVDRGYVDYNWLGDLDSRGCYFVTRSKTNMKYNVIKSYQSEALLEKGIIKDEIIELSGPSADRYNSKPLRLIHFWDSSTDNQYHFLTNNIQWKASLVANIYKQRWQIEIFFKHLKQRLKISSFVGTSENAVMIQIWTSLIGILLLKYLQKKAKYDWNLSNLVGFIRMNIFVKINIWQWIDDPFIRPPVKGKNGQLQIFSD; encoded by the coding sequence ATGGTAAATTTAAACGTTTTTAGTCAGATTTTATCACTTATCGACCGCGAATTATTCAAGGTTTTGGTTGCTAAGCACAAGAGTGACAAACATTGTAAAGGGATCAACAGCTGGACGCATCTTGCTAGCATGTTGTTTTGCCATTTTTCTTCTGCAGATTCAGTTCGTGATATCAGTAATGGCTTACGTAGTACGACTGGTAATTTGAACCATTTAGGTGTTGGTAGAGCACCCAGCAAGTCCAATATTTCCTATATCAACAAGCACCGCACCCATGAACTCTTTAAAGATCTGTACTTTTCGCTATTAGATAAGCTATGGCAAAAGGATACCCATTTGCGCAAAGATCTAACGCAATTAAAGCGCAAGGTTTATCTGATGGATGCCAGTATCATCCCTTTATGTTTATCTGTATTTGACTGGGCTAAATTTAGAAGCACCAAAGGTGCTGTAAAACTGCACACTGTGCTGGATTATGATGGATGTCTTCCTGTTTTCATGCAGATTACAGACGGGAAAGTTCATGAAAGCCAGCGTGCGGGTAGCTATAGTTTTTCCAAAGGAAGCGTTGTAGTGGTGGATAGAGGTTATGTGGATTACAACTGGCTCGGGGATTTGGACAGCAGAGGTTGTTATTTTGTTACCAGGAGTAAAACTAACATGAAGTACAACGTTATCAAGTCATACCAGAGTGAAGCACTCCTTGAAAAGGGAATCATTAAAGATGAGATCATTGAGCTTTCTGGTCCATCAGCAGATAGATACAACTCTAAACCATTACGCTTGATTCACTTTTGGGACAGCAGCACAGACAACCAGTACCACTTTCTGACAAATAATATCCAATGGAAGGCATCACTAGTAGCTAACATTTATAAACAGCGATGGCAGATCGAGATTTTCTTCAAGCATCTGAAGCAACGCTTAAAAATATCATCTTTTGTGGGTACTTCTGAAAATGCGGTCATGATCCAAATATGGACTTCGTTGATTGGAATATTACTGCTCAAATACCTTCAGAAGAAGGCTAAATACGATTGGAATCTGTCTAACTTGGTCGGGTTTATCAGGATGAATATATTCGTGAAAATAAATATATGGCAATGGATAGATGATCCTTTTATCAGGCCACCAGTTAAGGGTAAAAATGGACAGCTACAGATATTCTCAGACTAA
- a CDS encoding MAC/perforin domain-containing protein yields the protein MKRINLICTLIASTLLLTNCQKKEVSDETLLNNNSKNQAAAGDGEFDVLGYGYDVTKEYLNSKSVSYTPVLDMKRLKADHLDKINIPTAGSGDGRYFYGATAKDFVSDINVQRTFNVSATIGDEKPQLDGQQYFTPSFGTENTDHNIKDTKSRFSYGRYEHIKVVKSIQFAKFVTTDLLINYLNNDFKNNINQLSADQLVDIYGTHVLLDITVGGRMLFNFTANISSEKTTETKKSKVEGGLGFFVKKFGINFKSSKTTEEITTNFNESRERQMNIKYQGGSNSGTSVTFNSDGYSSESINIGSWEQSVTDRNCALIDITRMVPIYHFISNPTKKALVKTAIDKHIKENQITELGEVPVYSLYYDGYKYNKKSSLDNHVLSLNPSIEDQKMTNEGVIFYAFNKQKAGTIPIYRFRNDKINDNFFTKDLANYSDYRNEGIVFYAFPSSTTSMTSNLTPIYRHWSNFHMDHYYTPVSGTFTNYTFEKIEFYGIKAN from the coding sequence ATGAAAAGAATAAATTTAATTTGCACGTTAATAGCATCAACGCTGCTACTAACCAATTGTCAAAAAAAAGAAGTTTCTGATGAAACTTTATTAAACAACAACTCTAAAAACCAAGCTGCTGCCGGTGATGGCGAATTTGATGTTTTAGGCTATGGTTATGATGTCACTAAAGAATATTTGAACTCGAAGTCAGTATCATATACCCCAGTATTGGATATGAAAAGGTTAAAGGCTGACCATCTGGATAAAATCAATATACCAACTGCAGGCTCAGGAGATGGACGATATTTTTATGGAGCGACCGCCAAAGATTTTGTCAGCGACATTAATGTGCAAAGAACATTCAATGTATCAGCAACTATTGGAGATGAAAAACCTCAACTAGATGGACAGCAATACTTTACACCTTCCTTTGGAACAGAAAATACCGACCATAACATTAAAGATACTAAAAGTAGATTTTCATATGGAAGATATGAACATATTAAAGTAGTAAAGTCAATCCAATTTGCAAAATTTGTCACTACAGACTTATTGATAAATTATTTAAATAATGATTTTAAAAATAACATTAATCAATTAAGTGCCGATCAATTAGTTGATATTTACGGTACTCATGTACTTTTAGACATTACTGTAGGAGGTCGAATGCTTTTTAATTTCACAGCAAATATCAGCAGTGAGAAAACTACAGAGACAAAAAAATCAAAAGTTGAAGGTGGTTTAGGATTTTTTGTAAAGAAATTTGGAATTAACTTCAAGTCGAGTAAGACGACGGAAGAGATAACCACGAACTTTAATGAAAGTCGTGAAAGACAAATGAATATTAAATATCAAGGTGGATCAAATTCTGGGACAAGCGTTACTTTCAATTCCGATGGTTATTCTTCTGAAAGTATCAATATAGGGTCATGGGAACAAAGTGTTACGGATAGGAATTGTGCACTTATAGATATCACTAGAATGGTTCCTATATATCACTTCATAAGTAATCCTACGAAAAAGGCACTGGTAAAAACTGCAATCGATAAACATATTAAAGAAAATCAAATTACAGAACTTGGTGAAGTACCTGTATATTCCTTATACTATGATGGTTATAAATATAATAAAAAATCCTCTCTCGATAATCATGTCTTAAGTTTAAACCCAAGCATTGAAGATCAAAAAATGACAAATGAAGGCGTTATATTCTACGCTTTCAACAAACAGAAAGCAGGAACAATTCCTATTTATAGATTTAGAAATGATAAAATTAATGATAACTTTTTCACAAAAGATTTAGCAAATTATTCTGATTACAGAAATGAAGGAATAGTATTTTATGCCTTTCCTTCGTCAACTACTTCAATGACTTCAAATCTTACACCTATTTATCGCCACTGGAGTAATTTTCATATGGACCATTATTATACTCCCGTGTCAGGAACATTTACTAATTATACATTTGAAAAAATAGAATTTTACGGAATTAAAGCAAATTAA
- a CDS encoding IS4 family transposase, giving the protein MININVFSQILSLIDRDIFKNLVSSYNSDKHQKGLTSWTHLVSMLFCHLSSSDSVRDISNGLRSTTGNMSHMGISRAPSKSSISYMNEHRDFNLFRDLYFALLSSLWNKDVNHRKELRSLKREVYLMDASVIPLCLSMFDWATFRSNKGAAKLHTVLDYDGCLPVFMEITDGKVHESKKANSFAFPKGSVVVVDRGYVDFQWMNVLDSKGCYFVTRSKSNMRYSVNKSYQSEAMRESGIIKDQIITLEGTASKRYGNKKLRLVHVLDSTTGNEYEFLTNNLQWKPAMVSMIYKQRWQIEIFFKHLKQRLKVTSFIGTSENAVQIQIWTALIGILLLKYIQNKVIYKWNLSNLVSFIRMNIFVKIDFWKWANDPFIKDKIPDKNGQLGVF; this is encoded by the coding sequence ATGATAAATATAAATGTTTTTAGCCAGATTCTGTCGTTGATCGATCGGGATATTTTCAAAAACCTGGTAAGTAGCTACAATAGTGACAAGCATCAGAAAGGCCTTACCAGTTGGACCCACCTTGTGAGCATGTTATTCTGTCATTTATCATCCTCTGATTCGGTACGTGATATCAGCAATGGTCTACGTAGTACTACTGGCAACATGAGCCATATGGGCATTTCCAGAGCACCCAGTAAATCGAGTATCTCTTATATGAATGAGCATCGGGACTTTAATCTGTTTAGGGATCTATATTTTGCTCTTCTTTCCAGCCTATGGAATAAGGATGTTAATCATCGAAAAGAATTACGGTCCTTGAAACGTGAGGTATACCTGATGGATGCCAGCGTGATCCCACTGTGCCTTTCGATGTTTGACTGGGCCACATTTCGCAGCAATAAAGGGGCTGCCAAACTGCACACTGTCCTGGATTATGATGGCTGTCTTCCGGTTTTCATGGAGATTACCGATGGTAAGGTACATGAAAGCAAAAAGGCAAACAGCTTTGCTTTCCCTAAGGGAAGTGTCGTTGTTGTGGACCGTGGATACGTTGATTTTCAGTGGATGAACGTTTTGGACAGCAAGGGGTGTTATTTTGTTACGCGTAGCAAAAGCAATATGAGATACAGCGTAAACAAGAGCTATCAGAGCGAGGCTATGCGAGAAAGCGGCATCATTAAGGATCAGATCATTACCTTGGAGGGAACGGCATCAAAACGTTATGGAAACAAAAAACTTAGACTGGTACACGTTTTGGACAGCACAACAGGTAATGAGTATGAATTTTTAACCAATAACCTGCAATGGAAACCTGCCATGGTCTCTATGATATATAAACAGCGATGGCAGATTGAGATCTTTTTTAAACATCTCAAACAAAGACTCAAGGTGACAAGCTTTATTGGAACTTCGGAAAATGCAGTTCAGATCCAGATATGGACGGCATTGATCGGGATACTTTTATTGAAATACATTCAAAACAAGGTGATCTACAAATGGAATCTATCCAATTTGGTCAGTTTTATCAGGATGAATATATTTGTGAAAATTGACTTTTGGAAATGGGCAAATGATCCATTTATAAAGGATAAAATCCCAGATAAAAATGGACAATTAGGTGTCTTTTGA